Proteins found in one Halarsenatibacter silvermanii genomic segment:
- a CDS encoding NCS2 family permease, with the protein MANNQQSTEEGGFLDDIFNLSQNDTDVKTEFIAGLTTFMTMAYIIFVNPDILESAGMPFEGVFIATIAGIILGTLAMAFLTNYPFALASGMGLNAFFAYSVVIGMGVAWEVALGIIFLEGILFILLSVSHVRKQLVNGIPMSLKIGISAGIGLFIVFIGFQNAEYVVLDEATMVAFGSFVEGPALVATVGLVIAGVLYSMQVKGALLFAILGATVFGFIPGVTPVPDAVVQMPTMGDWGGVLMQLDLSAVFDAGLIAVILSFLFVDLFDTAGTLVGLSQQAGYLDEDGNLPKANRALLADAIGTTGGALFGTSTVTTYIESASGVEEGGRTGLTGVFVALLFFLSLFFMPIVGMVPSAATAPALIIVGVMMTSNVTDLDWDDYTEIIPAFLTMVTMPFAYSISHGIAVGFVVYPLLKLFTGRKDETNVLSWVLFVVFILYFVFLE; encoded by the coding sequence ATGGCAAATAACCAGCAGTCAACCGAAGAGGGCGGTTTTCTGGATGACATTTTTAATTTGAGTCAGAATGACACCGATGTCAAGACTGAATTTATTGCTGGGCTTACTACCTTCATGACAATGGCCTATATAATATTTGTTAATCCTGATATTCTCGAATCGGCTGGAATGCCCTTCGAGGGGGTGTTTATAGCCACCATCGCCGGTATAATTCTCGGTACTCTGGCCATGGCGTTTTTGACCAACTATCCCTTCGCTCTTGCTTCCGGAATGGGCCTCAATGCCTTCTTTGCATATTCTGTAGTTATCGGAATGGGGGTCGCCTGGGAAGTTGCTCTGGGAATAATCTTTCTGGAAGGTATTTTATTTATTCTGTTATCGGTTTCCCATGTGCGCAAACAGCTCGTAAACGGCATTCCCATGAGCTTAAAAATAGGTATTTCTGCCGGTATCGGACTTTTTATCGTCTTTATCGGTTTTCAAAATGCTGAATACGTGGTTCTGGACGAGGCCACGATGGTTGCTTTTGGAAGTTTCGTTGAGGGACCGGCTCTGGTAGCCACGGTAGGACTGGTTATAGCCGGCGTTCTGTATTCTATGCAGGTTAAAGGAGCGCTGCTTTTTGCCATCCTGGGGGCTACAGTTTTCGGTTTTATTCCCGGGGTAACCCCGGTACCTGACGCTGTCGTACAGATGCCCACCATGGGAGATTGGGGCGGCGTGCTGATGCAGCTGGATCTTTCCGCTGTCTTCGATGCGGGTCTGATAGCGGTTATACTTTCCTTTCTATTTGTTGACCTCTTCGATACGGCCGGCACACTGGTCGGATTATCCCAGCAGGCAGGCTATCTGGATGAAGACGGCAATCTGCCCAAGGCCAATAGGGCACTCCTGGCTGATGCCATCGGAACCACCGGCGGTGCCCTTTTTGGAACCTCGACCGTCACCACTTATATCGAATCGGCCTCTGGAGTTGAGGAAGGCGGCCGCACTGGTTTAACCGGTGTTTTTGTTGCCCTGCTTTTCTTCCTGTCCCTTTTCTTTATGCCGATTGTCGGTATGGTTCCTTCAGCCGCAACCGCTCCGGCCCTGATAATTGTCGGAGTCATGATGACTTCAAACGTTACCGATCTGGACTGGGATGATTATACCGAGATAATCCCTGCGTTTTTGACGATGGTCACCATGCCCTTTGCCTACTCGATCTCTCACGGCATCGCTGTGGGTTTTGTGGTTTATCCGCTGTTGAAACTGTTTACCGGCAGGAAAGATGAGACCAATGTTCTCAGCTGGGTGCTATTCGTCGTATTCATTCTTTACTTCGTCTTTCTGGAGTAG
- the ade gene encoding adenine deaminase: protein MLKDILPAVRGDKKADLVFKNARIMDVFQEEIHRGDLAVAGGVILGWGNYSGQEEIDLAGNYLAPAFIDPHLHIESSQISVKNFARQIIPGGVLTVIADPHEIANVAGAAGIKYMLERGRRLPWNFRLMLPSCVPATPWEESGAELKAEDLAELRGEPGIFGLGEVMDYPGVINGDEDTWAKLELFRGSFIDGHAPEVSGPRLNSYLLAGIAADHECTTASEARDKAARGMYIMIREGSVTKNLEDLLSAVDDGNVSRFMFATDDRQPEDLVERGHLDYAVKKAIDAGLEPLRAYRMAALNPAEALGLEDLGAIAPGRRADLMVLDDPEQVSPLSVYKDGIKIAGEGEICEKNWQNIFSGKKSGDDREKFSDADDLEAEQRRKKAIFNSVNLQSIQSKKFSLPEGESYRIIELQEEQVLTGKGAIKRKPGESDSSLLGRNQAARLAAVERHHASGKSALGLVRGFGLEQGALATSVSHDSHNIMVLGREEEDMKAAVEELKSLQGGIAVVKSEEVIASFPLPIAGLMSPMPAAEAAEQLGELRTCVAELGVKISDPFMQLSFLSLPVIPELKLTVNGLFDVNSFQHVSLLLG from the coding sequence TTGCTTAAAGATATTCTGCCTGCCGTTCGTGGCGATAAAAAAGCCGATCTGGTATTCAAAAATGCGCGAATAATGGATGTTTTTCAGGAGGAGATCCATCGGGGCGATCTCGCTGTTGCCGGGGGAGTTATCCTGGGCTGGGGGAATTATTCCGGCCAGGAGGAGATAGATTTGGCTGGAAATTATCTGGCTCCGGCTTTCATAGATCCTCATCTGCATATCGAAAGCTCTCAGATATCGGTGAAAAATTTTGCCCGTCAGATCATTCCAGGCGGCGTGCTGACGGTGATAGCTGATCCGCACGAGATCGCCAATGTGGCTGGAGCTGCAGGTATAAAGTACATGCTGGAAAGAGGCCGCCGGCTGCCCTGGAATTTTCGCCTGATGCTGCCTTCCTGCGTTCCTGCCACTCCCTGGGAGGAGTCCGGAGCCGAGTTGAAAGCTGAAGATCTGGCAGAGCTGCGGGGGGAACCGGGAATTTTTGGTCTGGGCGAGGTCATGGATTACCCCGGAGTCATCAATGGCGATGAGGATACCTGGGCGAAGCTGGAGCTTTTCAGGGGCAGCTTTATAGATGGTCATGCTCCTGAGGTTTCAGGGCCCAGATTGAACTCCTATCTGCTGGCCGGTATAGCCGCTGATCACGAATGCACCACCGCTTCAGAAGCCCGGGATAAGGCCGCTCGCGGCATGTACATAATGATCAGAGAGGGGTCGGTGACCAAAAACCTGGAGGATCTGCTCTCCGCAGTTGATGATGGTAATGTGAGCAGGTTTATGTTCGCCACCGATGACCGCCAGCCGGAGGACCTTGTCGAAAGGGGACATCTTGATTACGCCGTCAAAAAGGCCATCGATGCCGGTTTAGAACCTCTGCGCGCCTACAGAATGGCTGCTTTAAACCCGGCCGAAGCTCTGGGGCTGGAAGATTTAGGGGCCATAGCACCCGGGCGCCGGGCTGATCTCATGGTTTTAGATGATCCTGAACAGGTTTCTCCTCTGAGCGTGTACAAAGATGGCATTAAAATTGCCGGCGAGGGAGAAATCTGTGAGAAGAACTGGCAGAATATTTTTTCCGGTAAAAAATCCGGGGATGATAGGGAAAAGTTTTCTGATGCTGACGATTTAGAGGCGGAGCAGAGGAGAAAAAAAGCCATTTTCAATTCAGTAAATCTGCAGAGTATCCAGAGCAAAAAATTTAGTCTTCCGGAAGGAGAAAGTTACCGGATCATCGAATTGCAGGAAGAGCAGGTTTTGACCGGTAAAGGGGCAATCAAAAGAAAACCAGGAGAATCGGATTCATCACTGCTTGGCCGCAACCAGGCAGCCAGGCTGGCAGCGGTGGAAAGACATCATGCTTCAGGAAAGTCCGCGCTGGGCCTGGTCAGAGGTTTCGGTCTGGAGCAGGGAGCTCTGGCTACCAGCGTCAGTCATGATTCTCACAATATAATGGTTCTAGGCAGAGAAGAAGAGGATATGAAAGCTGCTGTTGAGGAATTGAAATCCCTGCAGGGAGGCATCGCAGTTGTAAAGAGTGAGGAAGTCATTGCGAGTTTTCCTCTGCCGATAGCCGGGCTTATGTCGCCAATGCCGGCAGCTGAAGCTGCTGAGCAGCTGGGAGAGTTGCGAACCTGTGTTGCAGAACTGGGAGTAAAAATTTCTGATCCTTTTATGCAGCTTTCATTTCTCTCCCTGCCGGTAATTCCGGAGTTGAAACTCACAGTTAACGGTCTTTTCGATGTCAATTCATTTCAGCATGTGTCTCTTCTGCTCGGTTAA
- a CDS encoding 4Fe-4S binding protein — MSIELPGMKLSNPVMPAAGPPVKDARAAEKAARGGAGALVTKTISVEAADVPRPNMASIRGGFLNAELWSEIGPERWLESEYPEISELDLPVIAGIGYSSEEIFELASQVEEYVEAVELSTHYLGGDTTPVEESIKAAKEACELPVFVKLSPQVDIPKFASAAEKAGADGLALINSLGPTLDFDVENGRPVLGSENGYGWLSGEAVFPLALRAVYEAAASVEIPVLGVGGISRGIDAVKMLMVGASAVQVCTAAILEGPDVYGRINSEIESYMEAHDYESISDMRGEALEILPQNDTMITIPPVVNEENCTACRRCVESCVYEAIKLDVTDSYAVVDEDKCAGCGLCLTRCNFDALYIEK, encoded by the coding sequence TTGAGCATAGAACTACCGGGTATGAAACTCAGCAATCCGGTCATGCCGGCTGCCGGTCCCCCGGTCAAAGATGCCCGGGCGGCCGAAAAAGCGGCTCGCGGCGGGGCTGGTGCGCTGGTGACGAAAACGATCTCGGTGGAGGCTGCCGATGTTCCCCGTCCCAATATGGCCAGTATTCGAGGGGGGTTTCTCAATGCTGAACTGTGGTCGGAGATCGGCCCTGAACGCTGGCTGGAAAGCGAATATCCTGAGATTTCCGAACTAGATCTTCCTGTAATAGCCGGCATAGGTTATTCGTCGGAGGAGATTTTTGAGCTGGCCTCACAGGTGGAAGAATACGTGGAGGCGGTCGAGCTCTCCACTCATTATCTGGGCGGCGACACCACCCCTGTGGAAGAAAGCATAAAGGCGGCTAAAGAAGCCTGTGAACTTCCCGTGTTCGTCAAACTCAGCCCTCAGGTGGATATTCCTAAATTCGCTTCTGCCGCGGAAAAAGCCGGGGCTGATGGGCTGGCGTTGATCAATTCGCTCGGTCCTACCCTCGATTTCGATGTGGAAAATGGCAGGCCGGTGCTGGGCAGCGAAAACGGCTACGGCTGGCTCTCCGGAGAGGCTGTATTTCCTCTGGCTTTGAGAGCTGTTTATGAAGCTGCCGCCAGCGTCGAGATTCCCGTGCTGGGAGTAGGAGGTATAAGCCGCGGAATCGACGCTGTAAAAATGCTGATGGTGGGAGCCAGCGCCGTGCAGGTCTGTACCGCCGCTATACTGGAGGGTCCGGACGTATACGGCCGTATAAATTCGGAGATTGAAAGTTATATGGAAGCTCATGATTACGAGAGCATCTCAGATATGCGTGGTGAAGCACTTGAAATCCTGCCGCAGAATGATACCATGATAACAATACCACCTGTGGTGAATGAAGAAAACTGTACGGCCTGCCGCCGATGTGTGGAAAGCTGTGTCTACGAGGCGATAAAACTGGACGTTACCGATTCTTATGCAGTCGTCGATGAGGATAAATGCGCCGGCTGTGGTCTCTGCCTGACCAGATGTAATTTCGATGCTCTGTATATAGAGAAATGA
- a CDS encoding xanthine dehydrogenase family protein molybdopterin-binding subunit, translating into MSRRSVGQGVKRVDARSKVTGEAEYTEDLTLNYSDLLHMRVKRAPHPHAYLKSIDVTKAREVPGVADVFTAEDFPQLNKFGLIIKDHPVLVGIGEKMRYLGDALALVVAETDEAALEAREKIEVELERLEVVGNMERAIDPSCPVVHDDDFIEVTHYLEDSEICCDNILCDHRVERGDVEEGFSAADLIVEKEYRTQSLDQVPMQVEKGIAEYDSQEDIITIYAASQWLHDTQADVAQSLGLDKDQIRIVQPEIGGAFGKKEDVSVHIHLALATRELGRPVQLLYNREESFLAQSKRHAMIIRHKTGVKNDGSLTAWETEVLGDTGAYASSGPAVLQKSVYHCTGPYQVPNLKGKAAAIYTNNPYGGAMRGFGATQMGYSYENQMDLLAHELDLDPKKFREKNIYQEGSLTPNGQVLNQSVNAEETIVEACRLAEEEKSDVLAVSADKEDILRGRGLATIMFGFGYGEGFPDHSIAEVELSDEGTVLVNSAAADVGQGVRTVITQIVAEVLRIDPGVVEITRGDTHNSQNAGSTSATRQTFFTGNAVKKAAEDLLGNIYHYASREFGTNHPEMGVKDGKAYSKVDEDDKMSLWELKDRLAREGIELKGRGTFFPKTYKPDEYTGQSEKAYVAYTFHTQVVDVAVDKKTGMVEVEKAYSAIDVGRAINPQGVEGQIEGGTAQGLGMALTEEVVVEDGFVQNPDLSRYLVPTAQDCPEIEVSLVEYEDSDGPFGAKGVGEPATIATAPAVVNAVYDATGIRFTSLPLKPERIKSELEKNHRADI; encoded by the coding sequence ATGAGCAGAAGGAGTGTCGGGCAAGGAGTAAAAAGAGTTGATGCCCGGAGCAAAGTCACCGGAGAGGCGGAATATACCGAAGATCTCACTCTCAACTACAGCGATCTGCTTCATATGAGGGTTAAAAGAGCTCCACACCCGCATGCCTATTTAAAATCAATTGACGTCACAAAAGCCCGGGAAGTACCCGGGGTGGCCGACGTCTTTACGGCCGAAGACTTTCCGCAGCTCAACAAATTCGGCCTTATCATAAAGGATCATCCGGTGCTGGTTGGAATCGGCGAAAAGATGCGTTATCTCGGCGATGCTCTGGCTCTGGTAGTGGCAGAGACTGATGAAGCCGCTCTCGAGGCCAGAGAAAAAATAGAGGTCGAGCTGGAAAGACTCGAGGTAGTGGGGAATATGGAAAGAGCTATCGATCCCAGCTGTCCCGTGGTGCATGACGACGATTTTATCGAGGTCACCCACTATCTCGAGGATTCGGAAATCTGCTGTGATAATATTCTCTGTGACCACAGGGTGGAAAGAGGAGATGTGGAGGAAGGTTTCTCTGCAGCTGATCTGATAGTTGAAAAGGAATATCGCACGCAGAGCCTGGATCAGGTCCCGATGCAGGTCGAAAAGGGCATCGCTGAATATGACTCTCAAGAAGATATTATAACCATCTATGCCGCCAGTCAATGGCTGCATGATACTCAGGCCGACGTCGCTCAATCCCTGGGGCTGGATAAAGATCAGATAAGAATTGTACAGCCCGAAATAGGCGGTGCTTTTGGCAAAAAGGAAGATGTATCCGTACACATCCACCTGGCGCTGGCCACCCGGGAGCTGGGAAGGCCGGTTCAGCTTCTTTACAACCGGGAGGAATCCTTCCTGGCTCAATCAAAACGTCATGCCATGATCATAAGGCACAAAACAGGTGTCAAAAATGATGGCAGTCTCACGGCCTGGGAGACGGAGGTTTTGGGAGATACTGGCGCCTATGCCTCCAGCGGCCCGGCTGTTCTGCAAAAAAGTGTTTATCACTGCACCGGCCCCTATCAGGTCCCCAATCTCAAAGGAAAAGCTGCCGCAATCTACACCAATAACCCCTACGGCGGGGCCATGCGCGGTTTCGGAGCAACTCAGATGGGATATTCTTATGAGAACCAAATGGATCTGCTGGCCCATGAACTCGATCTGGATCCGAAAAAATTTAGAGAAAAAAATATTTATCAGGAAGGGTCTTTAACCCCCAATGGCCAGGTTCTCAATCAAAGTGTGAACGCTGAAGAGACCATAGTCGAGGCCTGCCGGCTGGCTGAAGAAGAGAAATCGGACGTGCTTGCGGTTTCTGCCGATAAAGAAGATATTTTAAGGGGCAGAGGCCTGGCCACGATAATGTTCGGCTTTGGTTACGGCGAGGGCTTTCCCGATCATTCTATCGCCGAAGTGGAGCTGAGCGATGAAGGCACGGTTCTGGTCAACTCGGCCGCCGCAGATGTGGGGCAGGGTGTGAGAACGGTCATCACCCAGATAGTAGCAGAAGTGCTCAGAATAGATCCCGGGGTGGTCGAGATAACCCGGGGAGATACTCACAACTCTCAAAACGCCGGCTCGACTTCTGCCACCCGACAGACTTTCTTCACCGGTAATGCCGTCAAAAAAGCGGCAGAAGATCTGCTGGGCAATATCTATCATTACGCCAGCAGGGAATTCGGCACCAACCATCCCGAAATGGGAGTTAAGGATGGAAAAGCCTATTCGAAAGTCGATGAAGACGATAAAATGAGCCTCTGGGAGCTCAAGGACAGGCTGGCCCGGGAAGGGATTGAACTGAAAGGAAGAGGCACTTTCTTTCCCAAAACCTATAAACCCGATGAATACACTGGTCAGTCGGAGAAAGCATACGTGGCCTACACTTTCCACACCCAGGTAGTCGATGTGGCCGTGGACAAAAAGACGGGTATGGTCGAGGTGGAAAAAGCTTACAGCGCTATAGACGTCGGCCGGGCTATAAACCCACAGGGAGTTGAAGGTCAGATCGAAGGCGGCACTGCTCAGGGGCTGGGTATGGCGCTGACCGAAGAGGTGGTCGTCGAGGACGGATTTGTCCAAAACCCTGATTTGAGCAGATATCTGGTTCCAACAGCTCAGGATTGCCCCGAAATTGAGGTATCTTTGGTCGAGTATGAGGATTCAGACGGTCCTTTTGGAGCTAAAGGAGTGGGTGAACCGGCAACCATAGCTACAGCACCTGCTGTGGTCAACGCCGTTTACGATGCCACGGGGATTAGATTCACATCTCTTCCTTTAAAACCGGAAAGAATCAAGTCTGAACTCGAAAAAAATCACAGAGCTGATATATAA
- a CDS encoding (2Fe-2S)-binding protein gives MEISMIVNGEKRTVRAAPHQRLLDVLRQDLGLTGTKEGCGKGECGACTVIMNGKPVASCLVLAPQAEGAEIETVENLTADDGTLHPLQESFIEKGAVQCGFCIPGILMTAKNLLKTDDNPGREQIRRALAGNICRCTGYQKIIDAVEAAADKIKRGEADL, from the coding sequence ATGGAGATATCGATGATAGTTAACGGTGAAAAAAGAACGGTAAGAGCTGCTCCTCATCAGAGGCTTCTGGATGTTTTGCGCCAGGATCTCGGCTTGACCGGAACAAAAGAGGGGTGTGGAAAAGGGGAGTGCGGGGCCTGCACTGTTATTATGAACGGTAAGCCGGTCGCTTCCTGTCTTGTTTTAGCGCCTCAGGCGGAAGGGGCTGAGATAGAAACTGTAGAGAATTTGACCGCCGACGATGGCACGCTTCATCCCCTCCAGGAAAGCTTTATAGAAAAAGGAGCTGTGCAGTGCGGGTTTTGCATCCCTGGAATTTTGATGACTGCAAAAAATCTGCTGAAAACCGATGATAACCCCGGCCGGGAGCAGATACGCCGGGCTTTAGCCGGCAATATCTGCCGCTGCACGGGCTATCAAAAAATAATCGACGCTGTCGAAGCCGCAGCCGACAAAATAAAGAGAGGGGAGGCTGACCTATGA
- a CDS encoding FAD binding domain-containing protein codes for MKESSKNAAPRPEISGSDFESEAEYYAPDNIDRALEIKSEYGKEAVVIAGGTDILVEHFERLHRVDCWLDLNQISYLNRIACDDDLIKAGSMVTHQELLESPIIADQAPLLSQSAREVGSRQIRSRGTLGGNIATASPAGDTLAPLLAHKASFVVMSAEGRREIPADEFFLGPKESALEEDELLVDILIPRAAEGERFYWEKVGKRQAMIISSVTIALAINVEEDGTVTDARPCYGAVAPRPMMLKKLAQYLQDKRLPEIDGEKAGEIAAEAVDPIDDIRGTEEFRRKVSGDLTIRALKTLSSGKGDDR; via the coding sequence ATGAAAGAATCATCCAAAAATGCCGCGCCCAGGCCCGAGATTTCTGGGAGCGATTTTGAAAGTGAAGCGGAATATTATGCGCCCGATAATATAGACAGAGCTCTGGAGATAAAAAGCGAATACGGCAAGGAAGCTGTTGTCATAGCCGGCGGCACCGATATACTGGTTGAGCACTTCGAAAGACTGCATCGGGTTGATTGCTGGCTTGATCTCAACCAGATCAGTTATCTCAATAGAATTGCCTGCGACGACGATTTGATAAAGGCCGGCAGCATGGTAACTCATCAGGAGCTGTTAGAAAGCCCTATTATCGCCGACCAGGCCCCTCTGCTCTCTCAATCTGCCCGGGAAGTCGGTTCCAGGCAGATACGCAGCCGGGGCACGCTGGGAGGCAATATAGCAACTGCTTCTCCCGCGGGAGACACGCTTGCTCCTCTTCTGGCCCATAAAGCCAGTTTTGTGGTCATGAGCGCAGAGGGCCGTCGGGAAATTCCGGCCGACGAGTTCTTTTTAGGTCCCAAAGAATCCGCGCTGGAAGAGGATGAGCTTCTGGTTGACATTTTAATCCCCCGGGCTGCTGAGGGCGAGAGGTTTTACTGGGAAAAAGTGGGCAAAAGACAGGCCATGATAATCTCCAGTGTGACTATAGCTCTGGCTATAAATGTGGAGGAAGATGGAACTGTAACCGATGCCCGTCCCTGTTATGGCGCGGTGGCCCCCCGGCCGATGATGTTGAAGAAACTGGCTCAATATCTGCAGGACAAAAGACTTCCCGAGATCGACGGGGAGAAAGCGGGCGAGATCGCGGCTGAAGCTGTTGATCCTATTGATGATATCAGGGGCACCGAGGAATTTCGCAGAAAGGTAAGTGGAGATCTGACGATAAGAGCCCTGAAAACTCTCTCCTCCGGAAAAGGAGATGATCGCTGA
- the ssnA gene encoding putative aminohydrolase SsnA codes for MKLVTDGVVITNDSEDRVIEEGAVLIDGDSIKEVGNADKIRQNYPEAEIIDAGGQMIMPGFINSHLHFYSTFARGMDLKAEEPPREFTEILEKLWWRLDRTLSTRDDLYYSAVYALLEGIKRGTTTVFDHHASYGLIDGSLDILKQAVEDVGLRASLCFEVSDRNGKENREKALRENERFLNSLAEEERSYLSGAVGLHASFTLEEETLEKAGKLAEKYNAPCHLHVAEGSADVEDARKRGFEGIVERLDRHGIWRPGTMAVHGVHLQEDEYRKLAERGCYLVHNPESNLSNGVGAADIKKVRECGLDAALGTDGYTTDMLESMTAADLLPTYLSGDPSCGGDLARWMLFDVNSRLAGETFSQPVGRLEPGAGADLIIADYTPPTPLTADNYFAHIAMGIAGGDIQTVIARGETIMKDQEVQTVDYERIIQKCRAQARDFWERF; via the coding sequence ATGAAACTGGTCACTGATGGTGTGGTCATCACCAATGACAGCGAGGATAGAGTTATTGAAGAAGGAGCGGTTTTGATAGATGGAGACTCTATAAAAGAAGTGGGAAATGCAGATAAAATCAGGCAGAATTATCCCGAAGCCGAGATCATAGATGCCGGCGGACAGATGATCATGCCCGGTTTTATAAATTCTCATCTGCATTTTTACAGCACCTTTGCCCGGGGCATGGATCTCAAGGCCGAAGAGCCTCCCCGGGAATTCACCGAGATTCTGGAAAAGCTCTGGTGGCGGCTGGACAGAACGCTTTCAACCCGAGATGACCTCTATTACAGCGCTGTTTATGCGCTGCTGGAGGGCATAAAGAGGGGAACCACCACAGTTTTTGATCATCATGCCAGTTATGGTCTGATAGACGGCTCGCTCGATATCTTGAAACAGGCTGTGGAGGATGTGGGTCTGAGAGCCAGCCTCTGTTTTGAAGTTTCCGATCGGAACGGGAAGGAAAATAGAGAGAAGGCCTTGAGGGAAAACGAACGTTTTCTCAATTCGCTCGCCGAAGAAGAAAGATCATATTTGAGCGGTGCGGTCGGTCTGCATGCTTCCTTCACTCTGGAAGAAGAAACTCTGGAAAAAGCAGGAAAACTGGCTGAAAAATATAACGCTCCCTGTCATCTCCACGTGGCCGAAGGCAGTGCAGATGTTGAAGATGCTCGCAAAAGAGGTTTTGAAGGAATAGTTGAAAGACTGGATCGGCATGGCATCTGGCGGCCGGGCACCATGGCGGTACATGGAGTACATTTACAGGAAGATGAATACCGCAAACTGGCGGAAAGAGGCTGTTATCTGGTGCATAATCCCGAATCCAACCTTTCCAATGGAGTAGGAGCTGCGGATATTAAAAAGGTGCGGGAGTGCGGACTGGATGCTGCCCTGGGCACCGATGGTTATACGACCGATATGCTGGAAAGCATGACGGCTGCTGATCTGCTTCCGACCTATCTGAGCGGCGATCCCAGCTGCGGTGGAGATCTCGCTCGCTGGATGCTTTTCGATGTCAACAGCAGGCTGGCCGGCGAGACTTTTTCTCAGCCTGTCGGCCGGCTCGAGCCGGGAGCGGGAGCTGATCTGATAATAGCAGATTACACTCCCCCTACTCCGCTGACTGCGGACAATTATTTTGCTCATATAGCCATGGGAATTGCCGGCGGAGATATACAGACGGTCATTGCCCGGGGAGAGACAATAATGAAGGATCAGGAGGTGCAGACAGTAGATTATGAAAGAATCATCCAAAAATGCCGCGCCCAGGCCCGAGATTTCTGGGAGCGATTTTGA
- a CDS encoding 8-oxoguanine deaminase, which translates to MAAKLFKNVSKIITMNDQGEVLTDHDLLVKNGRIARISPEISQTGRNSGDDMEVINSEDFFMYPGLINTHHHFYQVLTRNIRAVQDVELFDWLKFLYPIWSHLDAEAVYFSTLAAAAELLKTGCTTTVDQFYVFPDQSDKKLIDQEFSAAEDIGIRLHACRGSMSLGQDEGGLPPNSVVQSEEEILEDTRRVISEYHDSNPFARRRVIVSPCSPFSVTRELMEKSIELARNEGVLAHTHLAETQDEEEFCQSKFGCSPLEYMKEVGWLGDDVWFAHGVHLNEDELAELAEYNTGVAHCPISNMKLSSGVAPLPRMLEKGVPVGLAVDGSASNDSSDMIGEMKTCLLLHKLTSGITSVGPEDILRLATRGGSEILQQPRLGSLEEGQAADLFMLNSKRVGLAGGLSDPISALINTGVNNRVDMTVVAGEIVVRQGRVVSLDEKEISERTNEIASRMLAEEGIDYETGH; encoded by the coding sequence GTGGCCGCTAAATTATTTAAAAATGTCAGCAAAATCATCACCATGAATGACCAGGGTGAAGTTTTGACCGACCATGATCTGCTCGTTAAAAACGGCAGAATCGCCAGAATTTCCCCTGAGATTTCCCAAACCGGAAGGAACTCCGGTGATGATATGGAAGTAATTAACAGCGAAGATTTTTTTATGTATCCAGGATTGATAAATACTCATCATCATTTTTATCAGGTGCTCACCCGCAACATCAGAGCGGTGCAGGATGTAGAACTATTCGATTGGCTGAAATTTTTGTATCCCATCTGGTCGCACCTCGATGCTGAAGCTGTTTACTTCAGCACTCTGGCTGCAGCAGCCGAATTATTGAAGACGGGCTGCACCACGACTGTGGATCAATTTTACGTTTTTCCCGACCAGAGCGATAAAAAACTTATTGATCAGGAATTTTCAGCTGCAGAAGATATCGGCATAAGATTACATGCCTGCCGCGGCAGTATGTCGCTGGGTCAGGATGAGGGCGGACTGCCTCCCAACAGCGTGGTCCAGTCCGAGGAGGAAATTTTGGAGGATACCCGACGGGTAATTTCTGAATACCACGATAGTAATCCTTTTGCCCGCCGCCGGGTGATAGTTTCGCCCTGCTCTCCTTTTTCTGTCACCAGAGAATTGATGGAAAAATCGATAGAGCTGGCCAGAAATGAAGGTGTTCTGGCTCATACCCATCTGGCCGAAACACAGGATGAGGAAGAATTTTGTCAGAGCAAATTTGGCTGCTCACCTCTGGAGTATATGAAAGAGGTTGGCTGGCTGGGAGATGATGTCTGGTTTGCTCACGGAGTTCATCTGAATGAAGACGAACTCGCCGAGCTGGCCGAGTATAACACCGGCGTGGCTCACTGTCCGATTTCTAATATGAAGCTTTCTTCCGGAGTCGCTCCTCTCCCCCGGATGTTAGAAAAAGGGGTGCCTGTGGGGCTGGCTGTAGACGGCAGTGCCAGCAATGATTCTTCGGATATGATAGGTGAAATGAAGACCTGTCTTTTGCTGCACAAGTTAACCTCGGGCATAACTTCGGTCGGTCCTGAAGATATTTTGCGTTTGGCCACCAGGGGAGGCAGCGAAATTCTCCAACAGCCCCGGCTGGGCAGCCTGGAAGAAGGACAGGCGGCCGATCTATTTATGCTCAACAGCAAAAGAGTTGGTCTGGCAGGAGGTCTTTCCGATCCCATATCAGCTCTCATCAATACGGGAGTAAATAATCGCGTGGATATGACTGTGGTCGCTGGTGAGATTGTCGTTCGTCAGGGGCGGGTTGTGAGTTTAGATGAAAAGGAGATCTCGGAAAGGACCAACGAAATAGCCAGCAGGATGCTGGCCGAGGAGGGCATAGATTATGAAACTGGTCACTGA